The proteins below come from a single Fodinicola acaciae genomic window:
- a CDS encoding PPOX class F420-dependent oxidoreductase, protein MSFTEEELAYLRSQPLGRLATVATDGQPDNAPVGFEVDGPYVYVGGMDPATTRKWKNIAAGNEKVCLVVDDLASTDPWAPRFVRIYGTADLVERQSRFPSADTIRITPTISWSWNLDGKPFSHDNTFGPRRTVHG, encoded by the coding sequence ATGTCGTTCACCGAAGAAGAACTCGCCTATCTGCGCTCGCAACCACTCGGCCGGCTCGCCACGGTCGCGACAGACGGCCAGCCCGACAACGCGCCGGTGGGCTTCGAGGTCGACGGGCCGTACGTCTATGTCGGCGGCATGGACCCGGCGACCACCCGCAAGTGGAAGAACATCGCCGCCGGCAACGAAAAAGTGTGCCTGGTCGTCGACGACCTCGCCTCCACCGATCCGTGGGCTCCGCGGTTCGTACGCATTTACGGCACCGCTGACCTGGTCGAGCGCCAGAGCCGGTTTCCGTCTGCGGACACCATCCGGATCACGCCGACGATCTCGTGGAGCTGGAACCTGGACGGCAAGCCGTTCAGCCACGACAACACCTTCGGTCCACGGCGTACGGTCCACGGTTAG
- a CDS encoding ArsR/SmtB family transcription factor, with protein sequence MSGVLRIWFDGEDLGRLRVAREPQALWETVLSLQMLRTRQGGPTFARWRERTAARVASTVSPEVLRTLRPLIPTQGYFPDFLTPAYSGPVAEGMAAVARTPRQRFADEVELLAAEQPADMRRDLPTWRADTMHNVTNALASYHRAAIGPYAQRMHALVDADRAIRARALLDGGAEALLESLVPMARWRPPTLEVEYPVEQELRLGGRGLLLVPSVFCWHYPVTLLDPTLPPTLVYPVEHDAGLDSRVASSEDALAALVGSTRGEVLRQLDEAGCSTSELARRLGISLASASQHATVLRRAGLIVSRRAGNSMLHSRTPLGTALLCS encoded by the coding sequence GTGAGCGGCGTGTTGCGGATCTGGTTCGACGGCGAGGACCTCGGTCGACTGCGCGTGGCCCGGGAGCCACAGGCACTGTGGGAGACGGTCCTCAGCCTGCAAATGCTGCGGACGCGGCAGGGCGGACCGACCTTCGCGCGGTGGCGCGAGCGTACGGCGGCGCGGGTCGCGTCGACGGTGTCGCCCGAGGTGCTGCGTACGCTGCGGCCGCTCATCCCGACACAAGGCTATTTTCCGGACTTTCTGACGCCGGCCTACAGCGGGCCGGTGGCCGAGGGGATGGCCGCGGTCGCGCGCACGCCTCGGCAGCGCTTCGCCGACGAGGTCGAGCTGCTCGCCGCCGAGCAGCCGGCCGACATGCGGCGCGACCTGCCGACCTGGCGCGCGGACACCATGCACAACGTCACCAACGCGCTCGCCAGCTATCACCGCGCGGCCATCGGACCGTACGCGCAACGGATGCACGCGCTCGTCGACGCCGACCGGGCCATACGTGCGCGAGCGCTGCTCGACGGCGGCGCCGAGGCCCTGCTCGAGTCGCTCGTACCGATGGCGCGTTGGCGGCCGCCGACGCTGGAGGTCGAATATCCGGTCGAGCAGGAGCTGCGGCTCGGTGGTCGTGGCCTGCTGCTGGTGCCGTCGGTCTTCTGCTGGCACTATCCGGTCACGCTGCTCGATCCGACGCTGCCACCGACGCTGGTCTATCCGGTCGAGCACGACGCCGGTCTGGACTCGCGCGTCGCGAGCTCGGAGGACGCGCTGGCCGCGCTGGTCGGCTCCACGCGCGGCGAGGTGCTGCGACAGCTGGACGAGGCCGGCTGCAGCACCAGCGAGCTCGCGCGCCGCCTCGGCATCTCGCTGGCGTCGGCCAGCCAGCACGCCACGGTGCTGCGCCGTGCCGGCCTGATCGTCAGCCGCCGCGCCGGCAACTCGATGCTGCACAGCCGTACGCCGCTGGGGACCGCACTGCTTTGCAGTTAG
- a CDS encoding C39 family peptidase, protein MTAAIAAAVGLSLSLFAGLDAASAFAVTPTGAVLSPVPAAAKTLSYTWQGQERYYYCGPGAVRMALSARISPPSQTTIGDYMGTDENGTDDTANTVAALNHFLGTGWYERKPVSDPPTQAQRDLLKYDLVFDVDRGYAIVANVVSGWRPPGYPGGTIYHYVAVVGYADDGDTAIIADPAGAGAGGSSWGNVPQQYAISTYDLGTWIGVKAYAA, encoded by the coding sequence ATGACAGCGGCGATCGCGGCGGCGGTCGGGCTCAGTTTGAGCCTTTTTGCCGGGCTGGATGCGGCCTCCGCCTTCGCCGTCACACCGACCGGCGCGGTGCTGAGTCCGGTGCCGGCCGCCGCGAAGACCCTCAGCTACACGTGGCAGGGCCAGGAGCGCTATTACTACTGCGGTCCCGGCGCCGTACGGATGGCGCTGAGCGCGCGCATCTCGCCACCGTCCCAGACCACCATCGGCGACTACATGGGGACGGACGAGAACGGCACCGACGACACCGCCAACACGGTGGCCGCTCTCAACCACTTCCTCGGCACCGGCTGGTACGAGCGGAAGCCGGTGAGCGATCCGCCCACCCAGGCACAGCGCGACCTGCTCAAGTATGACCTGGTCTTCGACGTCGACCGCGGCTACGCGATCGTCGCGAACGTGGTCAGCGGCTGGCGTCCGCCGGGTTACCCAGGTGGCACGATTTACCACTACGTCGCGGTGGTCGGTTATGCCGACGACGGTGACACCGCGATCATCGCCGACCCGGCCGGCGCCGGCGCCGGTGGCTCCAGCTGGGGCAACGTGCCGCAGCAGTACGCGATCAGCACGTACGACCTCGGCACCTGGATCGGCGTGAAGGCGTACGCCGCCTGA